One stretch of Lagenorhynchus albirostris chromosome 13, mLagAlb1.1, whole genome shotgun sequence DNA includes these proteins:
- the BCL2L11 gene encoding bcl-2-like protein 11 isoform X4, which produces MAKQPSDVSSECDREGGQLQPAERPPQLRPGAPISLQTERQGNPEGEGDRCPQGSPQGPLAPPASPGPFATRSPLFIFVRRSSLLSRSSSGYFSFDTDRSPAPMSCDKSTQTPSPPCQAFNHYLSAMGCS; this is translated from the coding sequence atgGCAAAGCAACCTTCCGATGTAAGTTCTGAGTGTGACAGAGAAGGTGGACAATTGCAGCCTGCCGAAAGGCCTCCTCAGCTCAGGCCTGGGGCCCCCATCTCTCTACAGACAGAGCGGCAAGGTAATCCCGAAGGAGAAGGGGACCGCTGCCCCCAAGGCAGCCCACAGGGCCCACTGGCCCCACCGGCCAGTCCCGGCCCTTTTGCTACCAGATCCCCGCTTTTCATCTTCGTGAGAAGATCTTCCCTGCTGTCTCGATCCTCCAGTGGGTATTTCTCTTTTGACACAGACAGGAGCCCGGCACCCATGAGTTGTGACAAATCAACACAAACCCCAAGTCCTCCTTGCCAGGCCTTCAACCATTATCTCAGTGCGATGG
- the BCL2L11 gene encoding bcl-2-like protein 11 isoform X5, giving the protein MAKQPSDVSSECDREGGQLQPAERPPQLRPGAPISLQTERQGNPEGEGDRCPQGSPQGPLAPPASPGPFATRSPLFIFVRRSSLLSRSSSGYFSFDTDRSPAPMSCDKSTQTPSPPCQAFNHYLSAME; this is encoded by the coding sequence atgGCAAAGCAACCTTCCGATGTAAGTTCTGAGTGTGACAGAGAAGGTGGACAATTGCAGCCTGCCGAAAGGCCTCCTCAGCTCAGGCCTGGGGCCCCCATCTCTCTACAGACAGAGCGGCAAGGTAATCCCGAAGGAGAAGGGGACCGCTGCCCCCAAGGCAGCCCACAGGGCCCACTGGCCCCACCGGCCAGTCCCGGCCCTTTTGCTACCAGATCCCCGCTTTTCATCTTCGTGAGAAGATCTTCCCTGCTGTCTCGATCCTCCAGTGGGTATTTCTCTTTTGACACAGACAGGAGCCCGGCACCCATGAGTTGTGACAAATCAACACAAACCCCAAGTCCTCCTTGCCAGGCCTTCAACCATTATCTCAGTGCGATGG